A window of Cryptomeria japonica chromosome 3, Sugi_1.0, whole genome shotgun sequence contains these coding sequences:
- the LOC131036836 gene encoding DNA-directed RNA polymerases II, IV and V subunit 11 isoform X2: MNAPDRYEKFVVPEGTKKVSYERDMKIMNAATFVIEREDHTVGNVVRMQLHRDPNVLFAGYKLPHPLQYKVLLRIQTTSQSSPMQAYNLAIDDLDKELDCLKSSFELLHGMIVLVF, translated from the exons ATGAATGCTCCAGATCGATATGAGAAGTTTGTAGTGCCCGAGGGCACTAAAAA AGTAAGCTATGAAAGAGACATGAAGATTATGAATGCTGCAACTTTTGTCATCGAGAGAGAAGATCATACAGTAGGCAATGTTGTCCGTAT GCAATTGCATAGGGACCCAAATGTGCTTTTCGCTGGCTACAAATTGCCGCATCCATTGCAGTATAAGGTTCTCCTCAGG ATTCAAACTACAAGCCAGTCTTCTCCAATGCAGGCTTACAACTTGGCAATCGATGATCTTGATAAAGAGCTTGATTGTTTGAAAAGTAGCTTTGAG CTCTTACATGGAATGATAGTGCTAGTATTCTAA
- the LOC131036836 gene encoding DNA-directed RNA polymerases II, IV and V subunit 11 isoform X3, producing MNAPDRYEKFVVPEGTKKVSYERDMKIMNAATFVIEREDHTVGNVVRMQLHRDPNVLFAGYKLPHPLQYKVLLRIQTTSQSSPMQAYNLAIDDLDKELDCLKSSFE from the exons ATGAATGCTCCAGATCGATATGAGAAGTTTGTAGTGCCCGAGGGCACTAAAAA AGTAAGCTATGAAAGAGACATGAAGATTATGAATGCTGCAACTTTTGTCATCGAGAGAGAAGATCATACAGTAGGCAATGTTGTCCGTAT GCAATTGCATAGGGACCCAAATGTGCTTTTCGCTGGCTACAAATTGCCGCATCCATTGCAGTATAAGGTTCTCCTCAGG ATTCAAACTACAAGCCAGTCTTCTCCAATGCAGGCTTACAACTTGGCAATCGATGATCTTGATAAAGAGCTTGATTGTTTGAAAAGTAGCTTTGAG TAA
- the LOC131036836 gene encoding DNA-directed RNA polymerases II, IV and V subunit 11 isoform X1 — translation MNAPDRYEKFVVPEGTKKVSYERDMKIMNAATFVIEREDHTVGNVVRMQLHRDPNVLFAGYKLPHPLQYKVLLRIQTTSQSSPMQAYNLAIDDLDKELDCLKSSFEAELERFKSQY, via the exons ATGAATGCTCCAGATCGATATGAGAAGTTTGTAGTGCCCGAGGGCACTAAAAA AGTAAGCTATGAAAGAGACATGAAGATTATGAATGCTGCAACTTTTGTCATCGAGAGAGAAGATCATACAGTAGGCAATGTTGTCCGTAT GCAATTGCATAGGGACCCAAATGTGCTTTTCGCTGGCTACAAATTGCCGCATCCATTGCAGTATAAGGTTCTCCTCAGG ATTCAAACTACAAGCCAGTCTTCTCCAATGCAGGCTTACAACTTGGCAATCGATGATCTTGATAAAGAGCTTGATTGTTTGAAAAGTAGCTTTGAG